In a single window of the Bradyrhizobium erythrophlei genome:
- a CDS encoding formate dehydrogenase subunit gamma, translating to MTPVYEPWDAARGAEIIAEHTHLEGATLVILHALQEAFGYVPEPAIPMIALALNLSRAEVHGVFTFYHDFRREPAGRHVLKLCRAEACQAAGGDALAARAEAKLGITIGSTTADALTTLEPIYCLGLCATAPSAMLDGRLVGRLNEARIDALVAEAQR from the coding sequence ATGACACCAGTTTACGAGCCGTGGGATGCTGCACGCGGCGCCGAGATTATCGCCGAGCACACCCATCTTGAAGGTGCGACGCTGGTGATCCTGCATGCGCTGCAGGAAGCATTCGGCTATGTGCCGGAGCCGGCCATTCCCATGATCGCATTGGCGCTCAACCTGTCGCGGGCCGAGGTCCACGGCGTGTTCACGTTCTACCATGACTTCCGCCGCGAACCCGCAGGCCGGCATGTGCTGAAACTGTGCCGCGCCGAGGCCTGCCAGGCCGCCGGCGGCGATGCGCTCGCCGCGCGCGCGGAAGCAAAACTCGGCATTACCATCGGCAGCACGACCGCCGACGCGCTGACGACGCTGGAGCCGATCTACTGTCTCGGCCTGTGCGCGACGGCGCCGTCGGCGATGCTGGACGGCCGCCTGGTCGGGCGACTCAATGAAGCGCGCATCGACGCTCTGGTAGCGGAGGCGCAGCGATGA
- a CDS encoding cation diffusion facilitator family transporter, with translation MNHPDHTIKSRVAAISVVASTGMAVAKFVVGIAIGSLALISEALHSSVDVVATVITWMVVRVSDRPADKEHHYGHGKLESVSALGVIALLYVLAGGILVESWSRLREGAPPPTISAIPFIVLLIDIAVNFWRARALHRAAHDTKSQALAADALHFASDVLGSIAVIIGLALSGLGYAWGDAAAAIGVAVTIALLGLRMARSTVETLVDRAPEGVSEKATAAISAVPGVIDVERLRVRMVGATHFIDAIVQVPRTFPIDRVEEIKRKAQDAVTRALGDADLTFTAVPVARDNESVRERIMVIARNAGVAVHHVTVHDLSGRLTVSIDLEVDGDMALNEAHDIAHELERNIRDEFGEDVEVDTHIEPLEPELPLGADAAPDRVETIKTALSRFAADGAIHDIHSVRVRNTDAGEIVNFHCRAAPSMSVIRVHENVDEIERALRRAFPTVKRVISHAEPPDAQ, from the coding sequence ATGAATCACCCCGATCACACCATCAAATCCCGCGTCGCGGCCATTTCGGTCGTTGCCAGCACCGGCATGGCGGTCGCAAAATTCGTGGTCGGTATCGCCATCGGCAGTCTGGCGCTGATCTCGGAGGCCCTGCACTCCTCGGTCGACGTGGTCGCAACCGTCATCACCTGGATGGTGGTGCGGGTTTCCGACCGCCCTGCCGACAAGGAACATCATTACGGCCATGGCAAGCTCGAGAGCGTCTCTGCACTGGGCGTGATCGCACTGCTCTATGTACTGGCAGGCGGCATTCTGGTCGAATCCTGGAGCCGCCTGCGCGAAGGCGCGCCGCCGCCGACGATCTCGGCAATCCCGTTTATCGTGCTGCTGATCGATATCGCGGTGAATTTCTGGCGCGCCCGGGCGCTGCATCGCGCGGCGCACGACACCAAAAGCCAGGCCTTGGCGGCCGATGCGCTGCATTTTGCCTCCGACGTGCTGGGCTCGATCGCCGTCATCATCGGACTTGCCCTTTCGGGACTGGGCTATGCCTGGGGCGACGCCGCCGCCGCCATCGGCGTCGCCGTGACGATCGCGCTATTGGGCCTAAGGATGGCGCGCTCCACGGTGGAAACCCTGGTCGATCGTGCGCCAGAAGGCGTGTCGGAGAAAGCCACAGCCGCCATCAGCGCGGTCCCCGGCGTGATCGATGTCGAACGGCTGCGGGTGCGGATGGTCGGAGCGACGCACTTCATCGACGCCATCGTGCAGGTGCCGCGTACTTTTCCGATCGACCGCGTCGAGGAGATCAAGCGAAAGGCTCAGGATGCGGTGACCCGGGCGCTCGGCGATGCCGACCTGACCTTCACCGCGGTGCCGGTGGCGCGCGACAACGAGAGCGTGCGCGAACGCATCATGGTGATCGCCCGCAATGCCGGCGTGGCCGTCCACCACGTCACCGTGCACGATCTCAGCGGCAGGCTCACCGTCAGCATCGACCTCGAGGTCGATGGCGATATGGCGCTCAACGAGGCCCACGATATCGCCCACGAACTGGAGCGGAACATCCGCGACGAGTTCGGCGAGGACGTCGAGGTCGACACTCATATCGAGCCGCTGGAACCCGAATTGCCGCTCGGCGCCGATGCCGCGCCCGACCGCGTCGAGACCATCAAGACCGCGCTGTCGCGCTTCGCCGCCGACGGCGCGATCCATGACATCCACAGCGTGCGGGTGCGCAACACCGACGCCGGTGAAATCGTTAACTTCCATTGCCGCGCCGCGCCGTCGATGAGCGTGATCAGGGTCCACGAGAATGTCGATGAGATCGAACGCGCGTTGCGCCGCGCGTTCCCGACCGTCAAGCGCGTCATCAGCCACGCCGAACCGCCGGACGCGCAGTAA
- a CDS encoding adenylate/guanylate cyclase domain-containing protein: protein MSTTRRLAAILAADVVGYSRLVSADEAGALARLATLRREIIEPTIAGHSGRLFKVMGDGFLVEFASAVQAVTCAMAIQRETEAAAVPLDDAKKMRLRIGIHVGDVMVEGDDLMGDGVNIAARLEGIAAPGGISVSRAVHDQVRDRIDVGFDDKGEITLKNIGRPVQVFAVGGAKGATEKPAAEASPMLALPDKPSIAVLPFQNMSGDPEQEYFADGMVEDIITALSRFKSLFVIARNSSFTYKGRAVDIKQVGRELGVRYVLEGSVRKAGNRVRITGQLIEATTGRHLWADKFDGALEDVFGLQDQITTSVVGLIAPTLERAEIERTKQKPTDRLDSYDFYLRGMALANRGRSLPEARQFFKKAFELDPEYGAAYAMAAWTLMMQQTISGVPLSAEMRSEGIRLAHQASAVGSDDAFALARSGHVLTYLGHEYDRGASLVEQAVALNPNLAMAWHARGWVSLMCGDAERSVESFERMIRLSPLDPLRIGAWNGSAFAFFHLRRYEEGCAVAMKSIQFAANAHTLGALIVNLAGAGREVEAREAVAQLVKLQPDFRASHVHEAFPIRSADERNRMAAALREAGLPDQRKMVLS from the coding sequence ATGAGCACAACGCGCCGCCTCGCCGCCATCCTTGCCGCCGACGTGGTCGGTTATTCCCGCCTCGTCAGCGCCGATGAAGCCGGCGCGCTGGCGCGGCTGGCTACGCTACGGCGCGAAATTATCGAACCAACCATCGCCGGACATTCCGGTCGTCTGTTCAAGGTGATGGGCGATGGCTTTCTGGTCGAGTTTGCCAGCGCGGTTCAGGCTGTCACCTGCGCGATGGCGATTCAAAGGGAAACCGAAGCGGCGGCGGTTCCGCTCGACGACGCCAAAAAGATGCGGCTGCGGATCGGGATCCACGTCGGCGACGTGATGGTGGAAGGCGATGATCTGATGGGGGACGGCGTCAACATCGCCGCGCGGCTGGAGGGCATCGCGGCACCCGGCGGCATCTCCGTCTCCCGCGCCGTGCACGACCAGGTCCGCGACCGGATCGATGTCGGATTTGACGATAAGGGCGAAATCACGCTCAAGAATATCGGGCGGCCGGTGCAGGTGTTCGCGGTCGGCGGTGCAAAAGGCGCAACCGAAAAGCCGGCGGCTGAAGCGTCACCAATGCTCGCGCTTCCCGACAAGCCCTCGATCGCCGTGCTGCCGTTCCAGAACATGTCGGGCGATCCGGAGCAGGAGTATTTCGCCGACGGCATGGTGGAGGACATCATCACGGCGCTGTCGCGGTTCAAGTCGCTGTTCGTGATCGCGCGCAATTCAAGCTTTACCTATAAGGGCCGCGCCGTCGACATCAAACAGGTCGGGCGCGAACTCGGCGTTCGCTATGTGCTGGAAGGAAGCGTCAGGAAAGCGGGAAATCGCGTTCGCATTACCGGTCAGCTGATCGAGGCCACCACAGGCCGGCATCTGTGGGCGGACAAATTCGACGGCGCGCTGGAGGACGTGTTCGGCCTTCAAGATCAAATAACCACAAGCGTTGTGGGCTTGATCGCGCCGACACTGGAGCGGGCCGAGATCGAGCGAACAAAACAAAAGCCTACCGACCGACTGGACAGCTATGACTTCTACCTGCGCGGGATGGCGCTGGCGAACAGGGGGAGATCGCTGCCTGAGGCGCGCCAGTTTTTCAAAAAGGCTTTTGAGCTGGACCCGGAATATGGCGCCGCCTACGCGATGGCGGCCTGGACGCTCATGATGCAACAGACGATCAGCGGCGTGCCTCTATCCGCCGAAATGCGATCCGAAGGCATTCGGCTTGCCCATCAGGCATCGGCGGTCGGAAGCGACGATGCTTTTGCGCTGGCCCGATCCGGGCATGTCCTGACCTATCTCGGGCACGAATATGATCGGGGAGCGTCGCTGGTCGAGCAGGCGGTCGCGCTCAATCCGAATCTCGCCATGGCGTGGCACGCCAGGGGTTGGGTCTCTTTGATGTGCGGCGATGCGGAACGCTCCGTCGAGAGCTTCGAGCGGATGATCCGGTTGAGTCCGCTCGATCCATTGCGGATCGGGGCCTGGAACGGGTCTGCGTTCGCGTTTTTTCATCTGCGCCGGTACGAAGAGGGCTGCGCGGTGGCGATGAAATCAATCCAGTTCGCCGCCAACGCGCATACGCTCGGAGCATTGATCGTGAATTTGGCTGGCGCCGGACGTGAAGTTGAAGCGCGCGAAGCGGTCGCGCAACTCGTCAAATTGCAGCCTGATTTTCGCGCTTCGCATGTCCACGAAGCTTTTCCGATCCGCTCAGCCGACGAGCGCAACCGGATGGCCGCCGCACTTCGCGAAGCGGGCTTGCCGGACCAGCGCAAGATGGTTTTAAGTTGA
- a CDS encoding formate dehydrogenase beta subunit, with protein sequence MTMRLFVSRDAGAIAVGADEVAAALQQAAEARGLSIEIVRTGSRGLYWLEPMIEVATPQGRVAFGPVTEADAASILEAMISDGPHALRLGLAEDIPWLKRQTRLTFARCGVINPRSLTDYRAHDGYKGLERALSLTSEAILADVTASGLRGRGGAGFPTGIKWKTVAQAGAERKYIVCNADEGDSGTFADRMIMEGDPFVVIEGMTIAGVAVGASKGYIYIRSEYPHAVKAMNAAISAAKRGGYLGTRICGSDQSFDLEVRVGAGAYVCGEETSLLESLEGRRGIVRAKPPLPAHKGLFGKPTVINNVLSFAAIPFILAGGAKAYADFGMGRSRGTMPIQLAGNIRYGGLFETAFGITLGELVDDIGGGTLTGRPVRAVQVGGPLGAYFPRALFDTPFDYEAFAGRDGLIGHGGIVVFDDSVDMSRQARFAMEFCAVESCGKCTPCRIGSTRGVETIDKIRAGERVPENIAVIEDLCNTMKFGSLCALGGFTPYPVMSALKHFREDFGPAPVRLQAAE encoded by the coding sequence ATGACGATGCGCCTTTTCGTTTCACGGGATGCCGGCGCGATCGCGGTCGGCGCCGACGAGGTGGCGGCGGCCCTGCAGCAAGCCGCCGAGGCGCGCGGCCTTTCCATCGAGATTGTCAGGACCGGCTCGCGCGGCTTGTACTGGCTGGAACCGATGATCGAGGTCGCGACGCCGCAGGGCCGCGTCGCATTCGGCCCGGTGACCGAGGCGGACGCCGCATCGATCCTCGAGGCGATGATATCGGACGGCCCGCATGCGCTGCGGCTTGGCCTCGCCGAAGACATTCCATGGCTCAAGCGCCAGACCCGGCTGACCTTCGCGCGCTGCGGTGTGATCAATCCGCGCTCGCTGACGGATTACCGGGCTCATGACGGTTACAAGGGGCTTGAGCGGGCGCTGTCGCTGACATCAGAGGCGATCCTTGCCGACGTCACCGCGTCCGGGTTGCGCGGCCGCGGCGGCGCCGGGTTTCCGACCGGCATCAAGTGGAAGACCGTGGCGCAGGCGGGCGCCGAGCGGAAATACATCGTCTGCAATGCCGACGAAGGCGACAGCGGCACGTTCGCCGACCGCATGATCATGGAAGGCGATCCCTTCGTGGTGATCGAGGGCATGACGATCGCGGGCGTCGCGGTCGGCGCCAGCAAAGGCTACATCTACATCCGCTCGGAATACCCGCACGCCGTCAAGGCCATGAACGCGGCGATATCGGCGGCAAAACGCGGCGGCTATCTCGGCACGCGGATCTGCGGCTCCGACCAAAGCTTCGATTTAGAGGTCCGGGTCGGCGCCGGCGCCTATGTCTGCGGCGAGGAAACCTCGCTCTTGGAAAGCCTCGAAGGCCGGCGCGGCATCGTCCGCGCCAAGCCACCGCTCCCAGCGCATAAGGGCCTGTTCGGCAAGCCGACCGTAATCAACAACGTGCTGTCATTCGCCGCGATCCCCTTCATTCTCGCCGGCGGCGCCAAGGCCTATGCCGATTTCGGCATGGGCCGCTCGCGCGGCACCATGCCGATCCAGCTCGCAGGCAATATCAGGTATGGCGGCCTTTTCGAAACCGCCTTCGGCATCACGCTCGGCGAACTCGTCGATGACATCGGCGGCGGCACCTTGACGGGACGCCCGGTTCGCGCGGTGCAGGTCGGCGGGCCGCTCGGGGCGTATTTTCCGCGCGCATTGTTCGATACCCCGTTCGACTACGAAGCCTTCGCGGGCCGCGACGGCCTGATCGGCCATGGCGGCATCGTGGTGTTCGACGACAGCGTCGACATGTCCCGGCAGGCGCGCTTTGCGATGGAATTCTGCGCCGTCGAATCCTGCGGCAAGTGCACGCCGTGCCGGATCGGCTCGACCCGCGGCGTCGAGACCATCGACAAGATCCGCGCCGGCGAGCGCGTGCCGGAGAACATCGCCGTCATCGAAGACCTCTGCAACACCATGAAGTTCGGCTCGCTCTGCGCGCTGGGCGGCTTCACCCCCTACCCCGTCATGAGCGCGCTGAAACATTTCCGGGAAGATTTCGGCCCCGCACCCGTGCGCCTGCAGGCTGCGGAATAG
- a CDS encoding PAS domain-containing sensor histidine kinase: MARAHAATGACVQSDSIKGLAQSIAKPAYHRLLIAEPALRRAVPTLIIAFLITICLGAFVQVVDQNRQKRASIERDLAAVADLLAERLDHIASIRENRSTAFYRLQLLLPGLIPSWGVAAGRHVIVIGADQRILARVPSEAALGDTSSILDIISAALPLTASGQQAVTDITLPNGNSALAVQHVVKSLPGQVIVIQERVESLWRSDAALSVTLSATTGFVVLILGFAFHWQSTRAREGDLINDAVRGRIDTALNRGRCGLWDWDLSRGRIFWSQSMFTLLGLDTRSDLLTFGEVNALVKSDDIDLFAIADQLISSKIDHIDQTFRMQHTDGHWIWLRVRCELSQGASDAGLHLIGIAVDITEQKSLAEKTVEADLRLRDAIETIPEAFVLWDAGDRLVLCNSHFQRLHRLPDSAVTPGTSYETVIEVGSMPEVRTRLHEAGAQSPGARTFEAQLDDGSWLHISERRTKDGGYVSVGTDITRIKEHEQKLVENDLRLRATVIDLKRSQTALERQAIELADLAEKYSEEKTRAEEANQTKSKFLANMSHELRTPLNAIIGFSEIMESGMFGTLGSEKYQEYCHDILTSGHYLLEVINDILDMSKIEAGRMKLDMEPLDLSKTLAESLRVVSGRADDKNLSLDADIEGTIPVVADRRAIKQIIVNLLSNAVKFTPDGGKVVVRSRVLSDSIVLMIADTGIGIAPHSLLRLGRPFEQVESQLTKTYHGSGLGLAIARSLTSLHGGSMRLRSKLGTGTVVCVSLPRDARKARAKILVAA; the protein is encoded by the coding sequence ATGGCGCGCGCACACGCGGCGACCGGCGCGTGCGTCCAATCCGATTCGATCAAGGGATTGGCGCAGTCGATCGCGAAACCGGCCTATCATAGGCTGTTGATTGCGGAGCCCGCGCTTCGCCGCGCTGTGCCCACCCTGATCATCGCCTTCCTGATTACCATTTGCCTCGGCGCCTTCGTGCAGGTGGTCGATCAGAACCGGCAAAAGCGCGCATCGATCGAGCGGGATCTGGCGGCGGTCGCCGATCTTCTCGCCGAACGCCTCGATCACATCGCTTCAATCCGCGAGAACCGCTCAACCGCGTTCTATCGTCTGCAATTGCTGCTGCCCGGCCTCATTCCGTCATGGGGCGTCGCCGCTGGCCGGCACGTCATCGTCATCGGCGCCGACCAGCGGATTCTCGCCCGGGTTCCGAGCGAAGCAGCTCTTGGCGACACCAGCAGCATTCTCGACATCATCAGTGCGGCGCTGCCGCTGACCGCGTCGGGGCAGCAAGCCGTGACCGATATTACCCTGCCGAACGGCAATAGCGCTCTGGCGGTTCAGCACGTCGTCAAATCGCTGCCCGGCCAGGTCATTGTCATCCAGGAAAGGGTCGAATCGCTTTGGCGGTCGGATGCGGCGCTGTCGGTTACGCTCTCGGCCACGACAGGCTTCGTCGTGCTGATCCTGGGTTTTGCGTTCCACTGGCAATCGACCCGCGCGCGCGAAGGCGATCTCATCAATGACGCCGTGCGCGGCCGCATCGATACCGCGCTCAATCGCGGACGCTGCGGACTGTGGGACTGGGACCTGTCGCGCGGCAGGATCTTCTGGTCGCAGTCGATGTTCACGTTGCTGGGGCTGGATACCCGCAGCGACCTCTTGACGTTCGGCGAGGTCAACGCGCTGGTGAAATCCGACGACATCGATCTGTTCGCGATCGCCGATCAGCTTATTTCCTCGAAGATCGACCACATCGACCAGACCTTCCGCATGCAGCACACCGACGGCCACTGGATCTGGCTGCGGGTCCGCTGCGAGCTCAGCCAGGGCGCCAGTGATGCCGGCCTGCATCTGATCGGCATCGCCGTCGACATTACCGAGCAAAAGAGCCTGGCCGAGAAGACGGTAGAGGCCGACCTGCGGCTGCGCGACGCGATCGAGACCATCCCGGAAGCCTTCGTGCTGTGGGACGCCGGCGACCGCCTGGTGCTCTGCAACTCGCATTTCCAGCGCCTGCACCGGCTGCCGGATTCGGCGGTCACCCCGGGCACATCCTATGAAACCGTGATCGAGGTCGGCAGCATGCCGGAGGTCCGCACCCGGCTGCACGAGGCCGGCGCCCAGTCGCCCGGCGCGCGCACCTTCGAGGCGCAGCTCGACGACGGCAGCTGGCTGCATATCAGCGAACGCCGCACCAAGGACGGCGGTTACGTCTCGGTCGGCACCGACATCACCCGCATCAAGGAACACGAGCAGAAGCTGGTCGAAAACGACCTGCGCCTGCGCGCCACCGTGATCGACCTGAAACGTTCGCAGACCGCGCTCGAACGGCAGGCCATTGAACTGGCCGACCTCGCCGAAAAATATTCCGAAGAAAAGACCCGCGCCGAGGAAGCCAACCAGACCAAATCCAAATTCCTCGCCAATATGAGCCACGAGCTGCGCACGCCGCTCAATGCCATCATCGGATTCTCCGAGATCATGGAAAGCGGCATGTTCGGCACGCTCGGTTCGGAGAAATACCAGGAATACTGCCACGACATCCTCACCAGCGGTCACTATCTGCTCGAAGTGATCAACGACATCCTGGATATGTCGAAGATCGAAGCCGGCCGGATGAAGCTCGACATGGAGCCGCTCGATCTGTCGAAGACGCTGGCGGAATCGCTGCGCGTGGTGTCCGGCCGCGCCGACGACAAGAACCTGTCGCTCGACGCCGATATCGAGGGCACCATTCCCGTGGTGGCGGATCGTCGCGCGATCAAGCAGATCATCGTCAACCTGTTGTCCAACGCGGTCAAATTCACGCCCGACGGCGGCAAGGTGGTGGTCCGCAGCCGGGTGCTCAGCGATTCGATCGTGCTGATGATCGCCGACACCGGCATCGGGATCGCGCCGCATTCCCTGCTGCGGCTCGGCCGGCCGTTCGAGCAGGTCGAGAGCCAGCTCACCAAGACCTACCACGGCTCGGGGCTCGGGCTGGCGATCGCGCGATCGCTGACCAGCCTGCACGGCGGATCGATGCGGCTGCGCTCGAAGCTCGGCACCGGCACCGTCGTCTGCGTGTCATTGCCGCGCGATGCGCGGAAGGCCAGGGCGAAGATCCTGGTTGCCGCCTGA
- a CDS encoding adenylate/guanylate cyclase domain-containing protein has product MSGERVERRLAAVLAADVAGYSRLMSRDEEGTLANLKSFRKTLVDPQIAAHRGRIVKTTGDGMLVEFASAVDAARCAFEVQRGMAGLNTDVPQEVRIEFRIGIHVGDIIIDDDDIFGDGVNIAARLEGIAEPGGVCISDDAQRQIRGKVDIGFDDMGPQTLKNIAEPMRAWRMQIDPHLSSTTAAKPLTEAAQPLALPDKPSIAVLPFQNMSGDPEQEYFADGMVEDIITTLSRIRWLFVIARNSSFTYKGQAVDVKRVGRELGVRYVLEGSVRKAGTKLRITGQLIDALTGAHLWADRIDGSMEDVFDLQDKVALSVAGVIEPALEAAEISRSIARPTADLSAYDFYLRALPLTRLWGEEGAVQALGLLRQAIARDPNYGLALGAASWCQAQLLLGGWATDRESVRREGIEFGRRAVQATPDDPNVLAWVAGAFHGFEESIDSAIALIDRSIALNPSGASSWFWSGFLRLFAGSTDLALAHFESSLRLDPRTPLRPFLDTGVGACYFFQHRFEEAVALLAPSLRQIPTYVTTAWVLISCYAHMGRLDEAREVVAHLRKVTPSVMPRKKLLHDPGQREFFLAGLRLAGLGE; this is encoded by the coding sequence TTGAGCGGTGAACGCGTGGAACGGCGGTTGGCGGCGGTACTGGCGGCGGATGTCGCCGGCTACAGCCGTTTGATGAGCCGCGATGAAGAAGGCACGCTGGCGAATCTGAAATCGTTCCGCAAGACGCTGGTCGATCCGCAAATCGCCGCGCATCGCGGCCGCATCGTCAAGACCACTGGCGACGGCATGCTGGTGGAGTTCGCCAGCGCGGTGGACGCGGCGCGATGTGCGTTTGAAGTCCAGCGCGGCATGGCCGGGCTGAATACCGATGTGCCGCAGGAGGTCCGGATCGAATTCCGGATCGGCATTCACGTCGGCGACATCATCATCGACGACGACGATATCTTCGGCGACGGCGTCAACATCGCGGCGCGGCTGGAAGGGATCGCGGAGCCGGGCGGGGTCTGCATTTCCGACGATGCGCAACGCCAGATCCGCGGCAAGGTCGATATCGGCTTCGACGACATGGGTCCGCAGACCCTGAAGAATATCGCCGAACCGATGCGGGCGTGGCGAATGCAAATCGATCCGCACTTGTCTTCGACGACGGCGGCAAAACCGCTGACCGAGGCCGCGCAACCCCTCGCGCTTCCCGACAAGCCCTCGATCGCCGTGCTGCCGTTCCAGAACATGTCGGGCGATCCGGAGCAGGAGTATTTCGCGGATGGAATGGTCGAGGACATCATCACAACGCTATCGCGGATTCGCTGGCTGTTCGTGATCGCCCGCAATTCGAGCTTCACCTACAAGGGTCAGGCCGTCGATGTGAAGCGGGTCGGCCGTGAACTCGGCGTGCGCTATGTGCTTGAGGGTTCGGTGCGCAAGGCCGGGACAAAATTGCGCATCACCGGCCAATTGATCGATGCCCTGACCGGCGCCCATCTCTGGGCGGACCGAATCGACGGTTCAATGGAGGACGTGTTCGACCTGCAGGACAAGGTCGCGCTCAGCGTCGCGGGCGTGATCGAGCCGGCACTGGAGGCGGCGGAGATCAGCCGATCCATCGCGCGGCCGACCGCCGATCTCAGCGCCTATGATTTTTACCTGCGTGCATTGCCGCTGACGCGGCTCTGGGGCGAGGAGGGGGCCGTCCAGGCGCTCGGCCTGCTTCGGCAGGCCATCGCGCGCGACCCGAATTATGGCCTCGCACTCGGGGCGGCGTCGTGGTGTCAGGCCCAGCTTCTCCTCGGTGGCTGGGCGACAGACCGCGAGAGCGTCCGGCGCGAGGGCATCGAATTCGGCCGCCGCGCCGTGCAGGCCACCCCCGACGATCCTAACGTGCTTGCGTGGGTAGCCGGAGCGTTTCACGGATTTGAGGAGTCGATCGATAGCGCCATCGCCCTGATCGACCGCTCGATCGCCCTCAATCCGAGCGGAGCTTCCAGCTGGTTCTGGAGCGGCTTTCTAAGGCTGTTCGCAGGATCGACCGATCTGGCGCTCGCTCACTTCGAGTCCTCGTTGCGGCTCGATCCTCGTACGCCGCTGCGGCCATTTCTCGATACCGGGGTCGGCGCGTGCTATTTCTTTCAGCATCGCTTCGAGGAAGCGGTCGCATTGCTGGCTCCTTCGTTGCGGCAGATACCCACTTACGTCACCACCGCCTGGGTTCTGATATCCTGTTATGCCCATATGGGGCGGCTGGACGAGGCACGCGAGGTCGTCGCCCACCTGCGCAAGGTCACCCCTTCCGTGATGCCGCGAAAGAAGCTCCTGCACGATCCCGGGCAACGCGAATTCTTCCTGGCGGGCCTGCGCCTTGCGGGGCTTGGCGAATGA
- a CDS encoding LysR family transcriptional regulator, with protein MIDKLELLLALAKERHFGRAAEACGVTQPTMSTSLKQLEEILGVMLVQRGSRFQGFTPEGERTLDWARRIVGDARAMRQEINGLKDKLSGEIRIAAIPTVLGMVAALTTPFRARHPDVRFRVVSCTSADVLGLLENLEVDAGLTYIENEPIGKVRTIPLYNESYRLLTAPDAMFGDRDQVTWQEVGQVPLCLLTPDMQNRRIIDRALRSVGAEATPTLTSNSLLVLYTHVKTGRWASVMPAKLAETLGLADAVRSIPIVDPVVNYSIGMVIPQRDPMTPLIATLVQIAREVAPTLAT; from the coding sequence TTGATCGACAAGCTTGAACTCCTGCTCGCACTGGCAAAGGAGCGTCACTTCGGACGCGCCGCTGAAGCCTGCGGCGTCACCCAGCCGACGATGTCGACCAGCCTCAAGCAGCTCGAGGAAATCCTCGGTGTCATGCTGGTGCAGCGCGGCTCGCGGTTTCAGGGTTTTACGCCCGAAGGCGAGCGGACGCTCGACTGGGCGCGGCGCATCGTCGGCGACGCCCGCGCGATGCGCCAGGAGATCAACGGACTGAAGGACAAGCTCTCCGGCGAGATCCGGATCGCGGCGATCCCCACCGTGCTCGGCATGGTGGCGGCGCTGACGACGCCGTTTCGGGCGCGCCATCCGGATGTGCGTTTTCGGGTGGTGTCCTGCACCTCGGCTGATGTGCTCGGGCTCCTGGAAAATCTCGAGGTCGATGCCGGCCTGACCTACATCGAGAACGAACCGATCGGCAAGGTTCGCACCATACCGCTCTACAACGAGAGCTATCGGCTGCTGACCGCGCCCGATGCCATGTTCGGGGACCGCGACCAGGTGACCTGGCAGGAAGTCGGCCAGGTGCCGCTGTGCCTGCTGACGCCCGACATGCAGAACCGGCGCATCATCGATCGCGCGCTGCGCTCGGTCGGCGCCGAAGCGACGCCGACGCTGACCTCGAACTCGCTGCTGGTGCTTTATACCCATGTCAAGACCGGGCGCTGGGCCAGCGTGATGCCGGCCAAGCTCGCCGAAACGCTCGGGCTGGCCGATGCCGTCCGCAGCATTCCGATCGTGGATCCCGTCGTCAACTACAGCATCGGAATGGTGATTCCGCAGCGCGATCCGATGACGCCGCTGATTGCCACGCTGGTTCAGATCGCGCGCGAGGTCGCGCCGACGCTGGCGACCTGA